GAGATTTGTATTTGAGACAGCTCCAGTTATACCTGAACGATGAGGGCTCCTGCTAAGGGGCGGCGGTCGCCATCGGCGGGGCGGCGGGCGTGCCGGTCCGCGCCGAAGCGGCGGAGAGCATCCTCATCGGGCAAACCATCGTCGAGGATACGGTCGCGGCGGCCGCCGCCGCCGTCGATGACGCCATCGATCCGGCCGGCGATTCCCACGCCAGCGCAGGTTACCGGCGCCGGGTCGCGCAAAAGCTCGCGGCCCGGGCGATCGCCGCCGCCGTGGCCGAAGCGGGAGGACAGGCTTGAAGCCGGTCGACGTCACCCTGATCCTCAACGGCGAGGCGCGGATGGCCGCCGCCGAGCCGCGTACCACCTTATTGGATTTCCTGCGCGATTCCTTGGGCGCGACGGGCACCCACATGGGCTGCGAGCACGGGGTCTGCGGCGCCTGTTCGATCCTCCTCGATGGCGTTCCCGTTCGCGCCTGCCTGATCTTCGCGGTGCAATGCGAAGGCCAGGAAGTCACCACGGTGGAGGGCCTGCTCGGTTCGGATGGGCAGCCGGGCGAACTGCAGGAAGCCTTTCGCGAGGCGCATGGCCTGCAGTGCGGGTATTGCACGCCCGGCATGCTGATTGCCGCCCAGGCGCTTTTGCATCGAGACCCCGATCCGCCGGAAGAGGCGATCCGTGAGGCGATCGGCGGCAACCTCTGCCGCTGCACCGGTTATACCCAGATCATCGACGCCATCCGGCTCGCCGCCGCTAGCCTGAGGGCAGCGTCATGAGCGAGCACCGCGGCAGCAATTACCATTTCGTCTCCCGCAAGCGGCAGGTGAAAGAAGACAAGCGCTTCGTGATGGGCGCCGGCAATTTCGTCCAGGACGTAGTATTGCCCGGCATCAAGCATATGGCGGTGCTGGCGAGCCCCTATGCACGGGCCAATATCGTTTCGATCGACGCCGCAGCCGCCCTGGCAATGGACGGCGTGCATGGCGTGCTCACCGGCGACGAAATCGCGGCTGCGACAAATCCGCTTTATGGCGGATTGAATACGCCCGAAGTGAAGTGGCGTCCGCTGGCCTACGAGATGACCCGCTATGCCGGGGAATGGGTCTGCGCCGTGGTCGCGGACAGCCGCGCCCTGGCCGAGGACGCGCTGGAGTTGATCGAGGTCGCGTACGAGCCATTGCCGGCGATCCTCGATCCCGAAACGGCCATGTCCGCGGATGCACCGCTCGTCCACCCGGGTCACGGCTCCAACATTCTCTATCAAAACACCTTCACCTGGGGCCCGGTCGATCGGGATTTCGCCGCCGCCGACCAAACCGTTTCATTCCGCGCGCGCTGGAGCCGCTCCTCGACGGTGCCTATCGAGACCTTTGGCGTCATGGCCCAATGGCACGAGGGTACCGAGACGATGGAGGTCTGGGCGTCCATTCAGATGCCCAATTACGCCGAACAGCTGGCGAGCGCGCTGCGC
This genomic interval from Gemmatimonadota bacterium contains the following:
- a CDS encoding (2Fe-2S)-binding protein, coding for MKPVDVTLILNGEARMAAAEPRTTLLDFLRDSLGATGTHMGCEHGVCGACSILLDGVPVRACLIFAVQCEGQEVTTVEGLLGSDGQPGELQEAFREAHGLQCGYCTPGMLIAAQALLHRDPDPPEEAIREAIGGNLCRCTGYTQIIDAIRLAAASLRAAS